One window of Solirubrobacterales bacterium genomic DNA carries:
- a CDS encoding N-6 DNA methylase, with protein sequence MSSAGPEEEFTRETRSWFRATDPAARKARGQYMTPRPVREALIDRLELKAGMRALDPGAGTGEFLASLGEREPAARLSGWDIDPEILRVASRNVPGAELELRSALDRYEGDPFDLVIGNPPYFQFRASPDERTRFAPVISGRPNIFALFFQIAVEAVRPGGQVAFVVPPSMNNGAYFQALRNFILRSGAIEHLEILPGSDNFEGANTAAQLIVIRVGADGGRFFLRRRCGESGFSRTIFSPHPEAIQGEFRGRSTLWELGYEAVTGTVVWNRNRDRLTRASDAHTVPLIWSHNIADGRLDLRDDHRRAQYLRENRPLLGPALVVNRIVGSVGRGSLRVAPVPEGMRFVAENHVNVIRRRAGVAQKVGWKELLASFSDPAIGTRVKRLTGNTQISARELTHLLPLGSGPGERDTARFQ encoded by the coding sequence GTGAGTTCGGCCGGACCGGAAGAGGAGTTCACCCGGGAGACCCGGTCATGGTTCCGGGCAACTGATCCGGCAGCACGAAAGGCCCGGGGTCAGTACATGACCCCGCGGCCGGTCCGGGAGGCCCTGATCGACCGGTTGGAGCTGAAGGCCGGGATGCGGGCGCTCGACCCGGGGGCCGGCACCGGCGAGTTCCTGGCGTCGCTCGGTGAGCGGGAGCCCGCCGCCCGGTTGAGCGGATGGGATATCGATCCGGAGATCCTCCGGGTGGCCTCCCGGAACGTCCCCGGGGCGGAGCTGGAGCTGCGGTCGGCACTCGACCGCTACGAGGGAGACCCGTTCGATCTGGTGATCGGCAACCCGCCCTACTTCCAGTTCCGGGCGTCTCCCGATGAAAGGACGAGGTTCGCGCCGGTGATCTCCGGCCGGCCGAACATCTTCGCCCTGTTCTTCCAGATCGCGGTCGAGGCGGTGCGTCCCGGCGGCCAGGTCGCCTTCGTGGTCCCGCCCTCGATGAACAACGGCGCCTACTTCCAGGCACTGCGCAACTTCATCCTCCGAAGCGGGGCGATCGAGCACCTCGAGATCCTTCCGGGTAGCGACAACTTCGAGGGCGCGAACACTGCAGCCCAGCTGATCGTGATCCGGGTCGGGGCCGACGGCGGCCGGTTCTTCCTGCGTCGCCGCTGTGGCGAATCAGGGTTTTCCAGAACGATCTTCTCCCCCCATCCGGAAGCGATCCAAGGCGAGTTCCGGGGGCGTTCCACCCTGTGGGAGCTCGGTTACGAGGCGGTGACCGGAACCGTGGTCTGGAACCGCAACCGTGACCGTCTGACCCGGGCAAGCGACGCGCACACGGTCCCCCTGATCTGGTCCCACAACATCGCCGATGGCCGGTTGGATCTCCGTGACGATCACCGGCGGGCCCAGTACCTGCGGGAGAACCGTCCGCTGCTCGGCCCGGCCCTGGTGGTCAACCGGATCGTCGGCTCGGTGGGCCGGGGGTCGCTACGGGTGGCGCCCGTTCCGGAGGGGATGCGTTTCGTGGCGGAGAACCACGTGAACGTGATCCGCCGCCGGGCGGGAGTTGCCCAGAAGGTGGGCTGGAAGGAGCTGCTCGCATCGTTCTCCGACCCGGCGATCGGAACCCGGGTGAAGCGGCTGACCGGCAACACCCAGATCTCGGCCCGTGAACTCACCCACCTGCTCCCGCTTGGCTCCGGCCCCGGTGAGCGCGATACCGCCCGCTTTCAATAA
- a CDS encoding LLM class F420-dependent oxidoreductase → MSLKLGLYLGYWGIGPQGDDAIEAVKFAEDRGYESVWVAESYGSDCVSVLAWLAAQTEKINLGAAIMQVPARPPAAAAMAGATIDTLSNGRFMFGFGPSGPQVSEGWYGVPYGKPWGRTREYVEVVREIIAREGKLDHQGEHYQLPLPEGQGKSLKLNFRPLRNRIPIFLGAIGRRSVEIAAEVADGWIPIFFSVDKFQEAWGEHIEKGLAAGGRSREDLEISPSVQVAIDGDLEAARNMVRMGLVLYLGGMGSKKTNFYVDLSHRFGFGDVADEVQERFQAGDKEGAFKALPDELVNAVSLIGTEDEVAERLSRFRENGIDRLIATPVHPEVDQMKHTVDRLAALAS, encoded by the coding sequence ATGTCGCTGAAGCTTGGGCTTTATCTCGGTTATTGGGGCATTGGCCCTCAGGGTGATGACGCGATCGAGGCGGTGAAGTTCGCCGAGGATCGTGGCTACGAATCGGTCTGGGTGGCCGAGTCGTACGGATCGGACTGCGTCAGCGTGCTGGCCTGGCTGGCCGCCCAGACCGAGAAGATCAACCTCGGCGCGGCGATCATGCAGGTGCCGGCCCGGCCCCCGGCCGCCGCCGCGATGGCCGGCGCCACCATCGACACGCTCTCGAACGGCCGCTTCATGTTCGGCTTCGGGCCGTCCGGACCGCAGGTCTCCGAGGGCTGGTACGGAGTCCCTTACGGGAAGCCGTGGGGTCGCACCCGGGAGTACGTCGAGGTGGTCCGGGAGATCATCGCCCGCGAAGGCAAGCTCGACCATCAGGGTGAGCACTACCAGCTGCCGCTGCCGGAAGGGCAGGGCAAGTCGCTGAAACTGAACTTCCGTCCGCTCCGTAACCGGATCCCGATCTTCCTCGGGGCGATCGGCCGTCGTTCGGTCGAGATCGCGGCCGAGGTCGCCGACGGCTGGATCCCGATCTTCTTCAGCGTGGACAAGTTCCAGGAGGCCTGGGGTGAGCACATCGAGAAGGGACTCGCCGCCGGTGGGCGCAGCCGCGAGGATCTCGAGATCTCTCCCTCGGTTCAGGTCGCGATCGACGGTGATCTCGAGGCGGCCCGCAACATGGTCCGGATGGGTCTGGTGCTCTACCTCGGCGGAATGGGCTCGAAGAAGACCAACTTTTACGTCGATCTCTCCCACCGCTTCGGTTTCGGCGACGTTGCCGACGAGGTCCAGGAACGCTTCCAGGCGGGCGACAAGGAGGGTGCCTTCAAGGCCCTTCCGGACGAACTGGTCAACGCGGTCTCCCTGATCGGTACCGAGGACGAGGTCGCCGAGCGACTGTCCCGCTTCCGCGAGAACGGGATCGACCGCCTGATCGCCACCCCGGTCCACCCGGAGGTCGACCAGATGAAGCACACGGTCGACCGGCTCGCCGCCCTCGCAAGCTGA
- a CDS encoding enoyl-CoA hydratase-related protein: MTGHLPELPDTIRLDSPADGVWLLTIDRATRMNAIGPVEAGGLFAATAAFREDPEAAVMVITGAGQNAFCAGADLKSVAAMFTEGSAEEPLFDPADPDGDPIPVEGNIGPTRWTSVHKPMIAAVNGAAYAGGLEWACFAHLRIADQHASFGVTCRRWNVGLGDGGTQRLPRLIGLSRALDLIITGRVIGASEAERIGLVNEVTTSGSCVARAVELATEIAALPQPALRTDLEAAVRGFGRPLDEGLEVERECFNRLLTEPQIRQGVRRFVDRDHPDRVSGAAPLHLPAKAYAFAVRAHEGQPGKYGRGRFMEHPARVARTTASFGGDEIAVAAAYLHDTLEHSDVTPEEVGAAFGPDLRELVLTLSNDSAISDLDDSRADHRRRIATAGRTAQLVWLADRLDGIGVLTELIEAGEEPGPLDADRRFTRWQDDLELAAGFDLPSELKAETADRLHRLGQTLAG; encoded by the coding sequence TTGACCGGCCACCTCCCGGAGCTCCCCGACACGATTCGGCTGGACTCACCGGCCGACGGAGTGTGGCTCCTCACCATCGACCGGGCCACCCGGATGAACGCGATCGGTCCGGTGGAAGCAGGGGGTCTATTTGCCGCGACGGCGGCGTTCCGCGAGGATCCGGAGGCCGCGGTGATGGTGATCACCGGCGCCGGCCAGAACGCCTTCTGCGCCGGGGCCGACCTCAAGTCGGTGGCCGCGATGTTCACCGAGGGGTCAGCCGAGGAACCGCTGTTCGACCCGGCCGACCCGGACGGGGATCCGATCCCGGTCGAGGGGAACATCGGCCCGACCCGCTGGACCAGCGTCCACAAGCCGATGATCGCCGCGGTCAACGGGGCCGCCTACGCGGGCGGACTCGAGTGGGCCTGCTTCGCTCATCTCAGGATCGCCGACCAGCACGCCTCGTTCGGGGTCACCTGCCGACGCTGGAACGTCGGCCTCGGCGACGGTGGCACCCAGCGCCTGCCGCGGCTGATCGGGCTCTCGCGGGCGCTGGATCTCATCATCACCGGTCGGGTGATCGGGGCGAGCGAGGCGGAACGGATCGGCCTGGTCAACGAGGTGACCACCAGCGGAAGCTGCGTCGCCCGGGCGGTGGAGCTGGCGACCGAGATCGCCGCCCTGCCCCAGCCCGCACTCAGGACCGATCTCGAGGCGGCGGTCCGCGGTTTCGGTCGCCCGCTCGACGAAGGACTCGAGGTCGAACGTGAATGCTTCAACCGTCTCCTGACCGAACCGCAGATCAGGCAAGGTGTTCGCCGCTTCGTCGACCGTGACCATCCGGACCGGGTTTCGGGTGCCGCCCCGCTCCACCTCCCGGCGAAGGCGTACGCCTTCGCGGTTCGAGCCCATGAGGGACAGCCGGGCAAGTACGGGCGGGGCCGGTTCATGGAACACCCCGCCCGGGTGGCCCGGACGACCGCCAGCTTCGGTGGCGACGAGATCGCCGTGGCCGCCGCCTACCTGCACGACACGCTTGAACATAGTGACGTCACCCCGGAGGAGGTCGGGGCCGCCTTCGGCCCAGATCTACGGGAGCTCGTGCTCACGCTCAGCAACGACTCTGCGATCAGCGACCTGGACGACAGTCGCGCCGATCACCGTCGCCGGATCGCCACCGCCGGCCGAACCGCCCAGCTGGTCTGGCTGGCCGACCGGCTCGACGGCATCGGCGTCCTGACCGAACTGATCGAGGCGGGCGAGGAACCGGGTCCGCTCGATGCCGACCGGCGCTTCACCCGGTGGCAGGACGATCTTGAACTCGCGGCCGGCTTCGATCTCCCCTCGGAGCTGAAGGCCGAGACGGCCGACCGGCTCCATCGGCTCGGGCAGACCCTCGCCGGGTGA
- the lhgO gene encoding L-2-hydroxyglutarate oxidase translates to MSRTDPLPAACDVVVVGGGIIGLAVARELLKRHSDLDLCVIEAEDRVAAHQSSHNSGVIHAGVYYDPGSLRAGLCVDGALMLEGFCAEHGVPYQHVGKLIVAVDERELPRLDELERRGRANGVRGLARLGPDGIEAIEPGARGLAALHSPFTGITDFRRVAEALAAEVERRGGRIRTGATVTGVDSGAAARTPPRSPAGDPGLGIHTGRGTTRAGQAVFCAGLAADRLARMTGGDPVPRIVPFRGAYLRVDPVSARSGSGSNGPDPVVRGNVYPVPDPALPFLGAHLTPTLDGAVLIGPTAMPAGARDAYSLSRIRVRDLAETLGWPGTWRLVGRHPGSTVSELLNTARPRRLLRQAARMVPAVKSCRVTHAWAGVRAQALGRDGRLVEDFLLEQTGSALHVRNAPSPAATSSLALAGLIADRVG, encoded by the coding sequence ATGAGCCGCACCGACCCGCTGCCTGCTGCCTGTGACGTCGTGGTGGTCGGTGGCGGGATCATCGGGCTGGCGGTGGCCCGGGAGTTGCTGAAGCGCCATTCGGACCTCGATCTCTGCGTGATCGAGGCCGAGGATCGGGTCGCGGCCCATCAGTCCTCACACAACTCGGGGGTTATTCACGCCGGGGTGTACTACGATCCGGGTTCGCTCAGGGCAGGACTCTGTGTCGACGGCGCCCTGATGCTGGAGGGATTCTGCGCCGAGCACGGAGTTCCATACCAACATGTCGGCAAGCTGATCGTGGCGGTGGACGAGCGGGAGCTGCCCCGGCTCGATGAACTCGAGCGACGGGGACGGGCCAACGGGGTCCGCGGTCTGGCCCGGCTCGGACCGGACGGGATCGAGGCGATCGAACCGGGTGCCCGCGGCCTTGCCGCCCTGCACTCCCCCTTTACCGGGATCACCGACTTCCGGCGCGTGGCCGAAGCCCTGGCCGCCGAGGTCGAGCGGCGGGGCGGCCGGATCCGGACCGGCGCGACGGTGACCGGAGTGGACTCCGGGGCCGCCGCCCGGACCCCTCCCCGCTCCCCCGCCGGAGATCCGGGACTGGGCATCCACACCGGTCGCGGCACCACCAGAGCGGGCCAGGCGGTCTTCTGTGCCGGCCTGGCCGCGGACCGTCTGGCCCGGATGACCGGTGGCGATCCGGTCCCCCGGATCGTGCCGTTCCGGGGTGCCTATCTCCGGGTGGACCCCGTCTCCGCTCGTTCCGGCTCGGGATCGAACGGCCCCGATCCGGTGGTCCGGGGAAACGTCTACCCGGTTCCGGATCCCGCCCTGCCGTTCCTCGGGGCCCACCTGACCCCGACCCTGGACGGCGCGGTGCTGATCGGCCCGACCGCGATGCCGGCCGGGGCCCGGGATGCCTACTCGCTGTCCCGGATCCGGGTGCGTGACCTGGCCGAAACCCTCGGCTGGCCCGGGACCTGGCGCCTGGTCGGACGGCATCCGGGCTCGACCGTGAGCGAGCTCCTGAACACTGCCCGACCGCGGCGGCTGCTCCGCCAGGCGGCCCGGATGGTTCCCGCGGTGAAGTCCTGCCGGGTGACCCACGCCTGGGCCGGGGTCCGGGCACAGGCGCTGGGCCGCGACGGGCGGCTGGTCGAGGACTTCCTGCTCGAGCAGACCGGCAGCGCCCTTCACGTACGAAACGCCCCGTCACCCGCCGCGACCTCCAGCCTCGCCCTGGCCGGACTGATCGCCGATCGGGTCGGGTAA
- a CDS encoding Re/Si-specific NAD(P)(+) transhydrogenase subunit alpha, producing MKIGVPKESADGERRVALVPEIVRSLAKRDGVDVVIESGAGESSGHPDSQYTEVGGTVGSRADALGADLVLQVGTPTEAEIAELKSGQYLVSHLAPWTSAATNNALAQAGVTAVAMEAIPRTTRAQAMDALSSQATAAGYAATLIAARESGRFWGMLTTAAGTIRPARVLVLGAGVAGLQAIATAKRLGAIVTGFDIRRAAWEQIGSLGGRPLELDFIPDAEDEGGYARPLTEEENQQVRDALDQNAAKQDVIITTAAIPGRPAPTLITAAGVANMGPGSVIVDLAAETGGNCELTEPGQTVEQDGVKIVGPLNLASELPGHASQLYAKNLENLLGLMITETGELELNLEDDIIDAATIAHGGEVRGERTAK from the coding sequence ATGAAGATTGGTGTTCCCAAAGAGTCCGCTGACGGTGAGCGCCGGGTAGCCCTGGTGCCGGAAATCGTCCGTTCCCTCGCCAAGAGGGATGGCGTCGACGTCGTAATCGAGTCCGGGGCCGGTGAATCGTCCGGCCATCCCGACTCCCAGTACACCGAGGTCGGTGGCACGGTCGGCTCACGGGCCGATGCGCTCGGGGCGGATCTGGTGCTCCAGGTCGGGACCCCGACCGAGGCCGAGATTGCCGAGCTCAAGTCGGGCCAGTACCTGGTCAGTCACCTCGCCCCCTGGACCTCCGCTGCCACCAACAACGCCCTGGCCCAGGCCGGGGTGACCGCAGTCGCGATGGAAGCGATCCCGAGAACCACCCGCGCCCAGGCGATGGACGCGCTCTCCTCGCAGGCCACCGCCGCCGGTTATGCCGCGACCCTGATCGCCGCCCGTGAGTCCGGCCGTTTCTGGGGCATGTTGACCACTGCCGCCGGCACGATCCGGCCGGCCCGGGTGCTGGTGCTCGGCGCCGGGGTTGCCGGCCTCCAGGCGATCGCCACCGCCAAGCGGCTCGGTGCGATCGTCACCGGCTTCGACATCCGCCGCGCCGCCTGGGAACAGATCGGCTCGCTCGGTGGCCGTCCGCTCGAACTCGACTTCATCCCCGACGCGGAGGACGAGGGCGGCTACGCCCGTCCCCTGACCGAGGAGGAAAACCAGCAGGTCCGCGACGCGCTCGACCAGAACGCGGCCAAACAGGACGTGATCATCACCACCGCCGCGATCCCGGGACGGCCCGCCCCGACCCTGATCACCGCGGCCGGTGTGGCCAACATGGGCCCCGGCTCGGTGATCGTCGATCTCGCCGCCGAAACCGGTGGCAACTGCGAACTGACCGAACCCGGCCAGACCGTGGAGCAGGACGGCGTGAAGATCGTCGGCCCGCTCAACCTGGCCTCCGAGCTTCCCGGTCACGCCTCCCAGCTTTATGCCAAGAACCTCGAGAACCTGCTCGGCCTGATGATCACCGAGACCGGTGAACTTGAGCTCAACCTCGAAGACGACATCATCGATGCCGCGACCATCGCCCACGGTGGCGAGGTTCGCGGAGAGAGGACCGCCAAGTAA
- a CDS encoding acetyl-CoA C-acyltransferase, with protein sequence MPEAVIVDTVRTPIGRAFKGSLAQVRPDETGAFVIDQLLERNPGVDPAAVEEVFCGVGMPQGKQAYNLARILVLLSNKLTQATTGVTVSRYCASSLDAIRHASNAVKNGEGDIYIAAGVEFVSQFNARSEVAGSISAGEDDQNEKLIGNDGQPNAYIDMGLTAVNVANKYGVSREAMDDYALRSQHLAVASQESGFFDREIVPVTLADGTVVSKDDGPRKDGGDMREKLGSLPEAFGGGGVTAGNSCPLNDGAAAVLILSDTKAKELGLEPRARIISSATAGNEPELMGVAPIGAVKKLLDRTGMSMSDIGTVELNEAFAAQVIPISEEVGIPMDKLNTHGGAIALGHPFGMTGARIMGTLLNVMETDDHQFGIETMCVAGGQGEATLVERLK encoded by the coding sequence ATGCCTGAAGCAGTGATTGTGGACACCGTCCGCACCCCGATCGGCCGCGCCTTCAAGGGCTCGCTGGCCCAGGTTCGCCCGGACGAGACCGGTGCCTTCGTAATCGACCAGCTTCTCGAGCGCAACCCCGGTGTCGACCCGGCTGCGGTTGAAGAGGTTTTCTGCGGGGTCGGGATGCCGCAGGGCAAGCAGGCCTACAACCTCGCCCGGATCCTGGTTCTGCTCTCGAACAAGCTGACCCAGGCCACCACCGGCGTCACCGTCTCCCGCTACTGCGCGTCCAGCCTCGACGCGATCCGCCACGCCTCGAACGCCGTCAAGAACGGCGAGGGCGACATCTACATCGCCGCCGGAGTCGAGTTCGTCAGCCAGTTCAACGCCCGCAGCGAGGTCGCCGGTTCGATCTCGGCCGGCGAGGACGACCAGAACGAGAAGCTGATCGGCAACGACGGCCAGCCCAACGCGTACATCGACATGGGCCTGACCGCGGTCAACGTCGCCAACAAGTATGGCGTCAGCCGCGAGGCGATGGACGACTACGCCCTGCGCTCACAGCACCTGGCGGTCGCCTCCCAGGAGTCCGGCTTCTTCGATCGCGAGATCGTGCCGGTCACCCTCGCCGACGGAACCGTGGTCTCGAAGGACGACGGCCCCCGCAAGGATGGCGGCGACATGCGCGAGAAGCTCGGTTCGCTGCCGGAGGCCTTCGGTGGCGGCGGGGTCACCGCCGGCAATTCCTGTCCGCTTAACGACGGAGCGGCCGCGGTCCTGATCTTGAGTGACACCAAGGCGAAGGAGCTCGGTCTCGAGCCCCGCGCCCGGATCATCTCCTCGGCAACCGCCGGCAACGAGCCGGAGCTGATGGGCGTCGCTCCGATCGGTGCGGTCAAGAAGCTGCTCGACCGGACCGGGATGAGCATGAGCGACATCGGCACGGTCGAACTGAACGAGGCCTTCGCCGCCCAGGTGATCCCGATCTCGGAAGAGGTCGGCATCCCGATGGACAAGCTCAACACCCACGGCGGGGCGATCGCCCTCGGCCACCCGTTCGGCATGACCGGCGCCCGGATCATGGGCACCCTGCTCAACGTGATGGAGACCGACGACCACCAGTTCGGCATCGAGACGATGTGCGTTGCCGGCGGTCAGGGTGAGGCCACCCTGGTGGAGCGCCTGAAGTAG
- a CDS encoding HAD-IC family P-type ATPase: protein MDDAETRVMPENGLTGAEAAARLKELGPAAEQSSRSTASIVAGNIFTLFNLIIGIFFVLVMSLGLFADAIFGLIAIVNTWIGIRQEMKAKKMLDRLALLIAPRASVVRDGYEIELYGDEIVPGDLALLKPGDQLIADGRVTGSRGLTVDESMLTGEADPIGKGPGDEVLSGGFVVSGSGSFEVTAVREDSYAGRVAGEARTFRHPPSPLEREVNRVILAATWVLIPLAVLLIGSLAIRQTPMVEAAQTATAGLITLIPEGLVLLMSVTFAVAAMKLARKNTLIQQMSATESLASVDTICVDKTGTLTDGELTVTGIETAYVTDQRLAERMLGRYAASAGDRNRTLEAIAGEYPGEPEPVRDEVVFSSAWKWAGLTLDDGTGPVSLVMGAPDLMIAAGALPLDERMTSRLEQETSRGRRVIAFAQTGAALPESGEDGYPENLEPVALVVLEENLRPGVAETLELIRSEEVDLKLISGDAKATVTAVAAAVGLPGDVGVIEGSELPEDEEELTRVAEENTIFCRIRPEQKRALVAALSEAGRYTAMIGDGVNDVPALKSARMAVAMGSGSQVTKSIADVVLLKDEFERLPEAVAEGRRIARNIHRLGRLYLTKSIYAATLILLVSVPGFAFPFLPRHLTLAALLTIGIPSFVLALAPSDGPLYRGRLLRALGAFAVPAGVSTALASILSFALIDPVFGGGLTEGRTAATTTLIVLGLCFVLLLERGPGREHITIQTYMLAMIAGLGALFAGILAIEPLRDFFDMAMLNASQWFISLLAAAIGLVIAGLMWRLPVIQSWEADEERLPIPPMETRRPPPD from the coding sequence GTGGACGATGCGGAAACCCGGGTGATGCCGGAGAACGGACTCACCGGGGCCGAGGCCGCGGCCCGGCTGAAGGAGCTGGGACCGGCCGCCGAGCAGAGCTCCCGCTCGACCGCCTCGATCGTCGCCGGGAACATCTTCACCCTGTTCAACCTGATCATCGGGATCTTCTTCGTCCTGGTGATGTCGCTCGGACTCTTCGCCGACGCGATCTTCGGCCTGATCGCGATCGTCAACACCTGGATCGGGATTCGCCAGGAGATGAAGGCCAAGAAGATGCTGGACCGGCTGGCCCTGCTGATCGCGCCCCGGGCCTCGGTTGTGCGTGACGGGTACGAGATCGAGCTTTACGGAGACGAGATCGTGCCGGGCGACCTGGCCCTGCTCAAGCCAGGGGACCAGTTGATCGCCGACGGCCGGGTGACCGGCTCGCGCGGGCTGACGGTCGACGAGTCGATGCTGACCGGCGAGGCCGACCCGATCGGCAAGGGACCCGGGGACGAGGTGCTTTCCGGCGGGTTCGTGGTGTCCGGTTCCGGCAGCTTCGAGGTGACCGCGGTCCGCGAGGACAGTTACGCCGGGCGGGTCGCCGGGGAGGCCAGGACGTTCCGTCACCCGCCCTCACCGCTGGAACGAGAGGTGAACCGGGTGATCCTCGCCGCGACCTGGGTCCTGATCCCGCTGGCGGTGCTGCTGATCGGCTCGCTGGCGATCCGCCAGACGCCGATGGTCGAGGCGGCCCAGACCGCGACCGCCGGGCTGATCACCCTGATCCCGGAAGGCCTGGTGCTCCTGATGAGCGTGACCTTCGCGGTAGCTGCGATGAAGCTCGCCCGGAAGAACACGCTGATCCAGCAGATGAGCGCCACCGAGTCGCTGGCCTCGGTTGACACGATCTGCGTTGACAAGACCGGCACCCTGACCGACGGGGAACTGACCGTCACCGGGATCGAGACCGCGTACGTCACCGACCAGCGTCTCGCGGAGCGGATGCTGGGACGCTACGCCGCCTCCGCCGGGGATCGCAACCGCACCCTGGAGGCGATCGCCGGGGAGTACCCGGGCGAGCCCGAACCGGTCCGGGACGAGGTGGTGTTTTCCTCGGCCTGGAAGTGGGCCGGCCTGACCCTGGACGACGGCACCGGCCCGGTGAGCCTGGTGATGGGGGCCCCGGACCTGATGATCGCAGCGGGAGCGTTACCGCTGGATGAACGGATGACCTCACGACTCGAGCAGGAGACCTCCCGGGGCAGACGGGTGATCGCCTTCGCCCAGACCGGGGCGGCCCTGCCCGAATCCGGTGAGGACGGCTACCCCGAGAACCTCGAACCGGTGGCTCTGGTGGTGCTGGAGGAGAACCTCCGTCCCGGGGTGGCCGAGACCCTCGAGCTGATCCGTTCCGAGGAGGTCGACCTGAAGCTGATTTCCGGCGATGCGAAGGCAACGGTGACCGCGGTTGCCGCGGCGGTCGGACTGCCCGGAGATGTCGGCGTGATCGAGGGCTCGGAGCTGCCCGAGGATGAGGAGGAACTGACCCGGGTCGCCGAGGAGAACACGATCTTCTGCCGGATCCGGCCGGAGCAGAAGCGGGCCCTGGTCGCGGCACTCTCCGAGGCGGGCCGTTACACGGCGATGATCGGTGACGGGGTGAACGATGTGCCCGCGCTGAAAAGCGCCCGGATGGCGGTGGCGATGGGCTCCGGCAGCCAGGTGACCAAGTCGATCGCCGATGTGGTGCTGCTCAAGGACGAGTTCGAGCGACTGCCGGAGGCGGTGGCCGAGGGCCGCCGGATCGCCCGTAACATCCACCGGCTCGGGCGGCTCTACCTGACCAAGTCGATTTATGCCGCCACCCTGATCCTGCTGGTTTCGGTGCCCGGCTTCGCCTTCCCCTTCCTGCCCCGTCACCTCACCCTGGCGGCCCTGCTCACGATCGGGATCCCCTCCTTCGTCCTGGCGCTCGCCCCCTCGGACGGTCCGCTCTACCGGGGCCGGCTGCTGCGGGCCCTGGGCGCGTTCGCGGTACCCGCCGGCGTCTCGACCGCGCTCGCCTCGATCCTTTCCTTCGCCCTGATCGACCCCGTGTTCGGCGGGGGCCTGACCGAAGGTCGCACCGCTGCCACCACCACCCTGATCGTGCTCGGTCTCTGCTTCGTGCTGCTGCTGGAACGCGGCCCGGGCCGGGAGCACATCACGATCCAGACCTACATGCTGGCGATGATCGCCGGACTGGGGGCTCTCTTCGCCGGGATCCTCGCGATCGAACCGCTCCGTGATTTCTTCGACATGGCGATGCTGAACGCCTCCCAGTGGTTCATCTCCCTGCTCGCCGCCGCGATCGGGCTGGTGATCGCCGGGTTGATGTGGCGCCTGCCGGTGATCCAATCCTGGGAGGCCGACGAGGAACGCCTGCCGATCCCGCCGATGGAGACCCGCAGGCCTCCCCCCGACTGA
- a CDS encoding zf-TFIIB domain-containing protein, translating into MTDPLSCPKCGSSMRSYERNQVVVDQCSGCGGLFLDRGELERLVEAESSFYESRQPRSDQPRSDDRDRDERRHDDRHHHDDRHRKPKKKSKRSFLEDFLEF; encoded by the coding sequence ATGACCGACCCCCTCAGCTGTCCGAAATGTGGCTCCTCAATGCGTTCCTACGAGAGAAACCAGGTTGTGGTGGACCAGTGCTCCGGCTGCGGCGGACTGTTCCTCGATCGCGGTGAGCTGGAACGCCTGGTCGAGGCCGAAAGCTCCTTCTACGAGAGCCGCCAGCCCCGTTCCGACCAGCCGCGAAGCGATGACCGGGATCGCGACGAACGCCGGCACGACGACCGTCACCATCACGACGATCGTCACCGCAAGCCGAAGAAGAAGAGCAAACGCAGCTTTCTCGAGGACTTCCTCGAGTTCTGA
- a CDS encoding NAD(P) transhydrogenase subunit alpha translates to MDLVTEITILVLAAFVGFEVISKVPTTLHTPLMSQTNAIHGIVLLGGLIVIGYANSTFDEIIGFIAIVFGTINIVGGFMVTDRMLEMFGTKKRKKPADDAAGTEGKS, encoded by the coding sequence ATGGATCTCGTAACCGAGATAACGATTCTCGTACTGGCGGCTTTCGTCGGCTTCGAGGTGATCTCAAAGGTGCCGACCACCCTGCACACCCCGCTGATGTCGCAGACCAACGCGATCCACGGCATCGTCCTGCTGGGCGGCCTGATCGTGATCGGCTACGCCAACAGCACCTTCGACGAGATCATCGGCTTCATCGCGATCGTCTTCGGCACGATCAACATCGTCGGCGGGTTCATGGTCACCGACCGCATGCTGGAGATGTTCGGCACCAAGAAAAGGAAGAAGCCCGCGGATGACGCCGCCGGCACGGAGGGCAAATCGTGA